The following proteins come from a genomic window of Nocardioides albertanoniae:
- a CDS encoding TetR/AcrR family transcriptional regulator: protein MARWEPDARGRMLTAALELFSEQGYEKTTACDIATRAGVTERTFFRHFADKREVLFVGGKPLDETVSEAIAAADESATPLQMVLAGVREAAVGIDAVRSREQAAERARIISSTPALRERELLKAATMTVAAQAALADRGVGEPVAGLAAHSAAAVFQAAFSRWISGAADLSLAECVDEAAVTLRDLR from the coding sequence ATGGCGAGATGGGAACCGGACGCACGAGGTCGGATGCTGACCGCTGCCCTCGAGCTCTTCTCCGAGCAGGGTTATGAGAAGACGACCGCCTGCGACATCGCGACCCGTGCCGGAGTCACCGAACGCACCTTCTTCCGTCACTTCGCCGACAAGCGCGAGGTGCTCTTCGTCGGCGGGAAGCCGCTCGACGAGACGGTCTCGGAGGCGATCGCCGCCGCCGACGAGTCGGCGACGCCGCTGCAGATGGTGCTCGCCGGCGTGCGTGAGGCGGCCGTCGGGATCGATGCCGTCCGCAGCCGGGAGCAGGCCGCCGAGCGTGCCCGGATCATCTCCTCCACGCCCGCGCTGCGGGAGCGTGAGCTGCTCAAGGCGGCCACGATGACCGTCGCCGCGCAGGCGGCCCTCGCCGACCGGGGAGTGGGGGAGCCGGTCGCCGGGCTGGCCGCCCACAGTGCTGCCGCCGTCTTCCAGGCGGCCTTCTCCCGGTGGATATCCGGCGCCGCCGACCTCAGCCTCGCCGAGTGCGTCGACGAGGCCGCGGTCACGTTGCGCGATCTTCGGTAG
- a CDS encoding RipA family octameric membrane protein, whose product MRSYVTQSQPNSSALAEGLWVLPPDVLSSGDRAVLFDQYKLYAAEAERLSVRRTFTSAFFLIVNIGALVAGTALLAHGPERPWLFSVALVAALGTCLGWFWIIRSYRQMASGKYSVISHLEKQLPAAPGVAEWSALGLGRDSSRYLPMSNIEVWAPALFAVCHLATYGLLYLP is encoded by the coding sequence GTGCGCAGCTATGTCACCCAAAGCCAGCCGAACTCCTCGGCCCTCGCCGAGGGTCTGTGGGTCCTTCCGCCCGACGTGCTCTCCAGCGGAGACCGCGCGGTGCTCTTCGACCAGTACAAGCTCTACGCCGCCGAGGCGGAGCGGCTCAGCGTGCGGCGCACCTTCACCAGCGCGTTCTTCCTGATCGTCAACATCGGCGCCCTGGTCGCCGGCACCGCCCTGCTCGCCCACGGACCCGAGCGGCCCTGGCTCTTCTCCGTGGCGCTCGTCGCCGCGCTCGGCACCTGCCTCGGCTGGTTCTGGATCATCCGCTCCTACCGGCAGATGGCGAGCGGCAAGTACTCGGTCATCTCCCACCTCGAGAAGCAGCTCCCCGCCGCGCCCGGTGTGGCCGAGTGGTCGGCGCTCGGCCTCGGCCGCGACAGCTCGCGCTACCTGCCGATGAGCAACATCGAGGTGTGGGCACCCGCGCTGTTCGCGGTCTGCCACCTCGCGACGTACGGCCTGCTCTACCTGCCCTGA
- a CDS encoding PPOX class F420-dependent oxidoreductase: protein MRFTDAQLRYLRTQPLGRLATMAPDGGLQNNPVAFAIDDEHRIVIGGFEMGRSRKYRNAREHPQVAFVVDDLETIDPWKPRMIEIRGTAEALTDEDPPIEGMSREVLRITPTWTNHFGIDEPADETATA from the coding sequence ATGAGGTTCACCGACGCCCAGCTCCGCTATCTCCGTACGCAGCCTCTCGGGCGGCTCGCCACCATGGCTCCCGACGGGGGTCTGCAGAACAATCCGGTCGCCTTCGCGATCGACGACGAGCACCGCATCGTGATCGGCGGCTTCGAGATGGGTAGGTCGCGGAAGTATCGCAACGCCCGCGAGCACCCCCAGGTCGCGTTCGTCGTCGACGACCTCGAGACCATCGACCCGTGGAAGCCGCGGATGATCGAGATCCGCGGCACCGCCGAGGCGCTCACCGACGAGGACCCGCCGATCGAGGGGATGTCGCGCGAGGTGCTGCGGATCACCCCGACCTGGACCAACCACTTCGGCATCGACGAACCGGCGGACGAGACAGCGACGGCGTGA
- a CDS encoding DUF3488 and transglutaminase-like domain-containing protein, translated as MITRHHAIDAAILLLLGTIAFLGFDDTYAGWTYLIAGVAGLALGIAIAFVGRGQPIVVLAVGLLAAFFVLGGAVALHGLGGLSVLPVPDTIGTLADNSVNGWKRLLTTLPPVDGGALLTIPYILGLVTGCIGFAMAVRTKAALPPVLVSLLLMAGVILLGVQDPSKTALLGALFGAIAIGWLCIRGQRARALGAGGRRISRTTLGVALCVGAAGLAFLVGPFLPGLAPERTVLRGEIEPPFNVGKYPSPLAGYRVYTKGYQTPEDDKRLYEKDLFSVSGLPEGTRIRVAAMDSYDGTVWRAANDSGTSNGADDTFQKISSTLRNPLADGKQVRGTITIGDDFGGVWVPLPTALTHISFDGPDSDSFRYNLATSTGVLPAALKPGDSYSFSASVSDENVGEKSEPWSGGSPIGDEAAQFQALASEYAGGGDSPMTNALAVAEKLKEEGTYTDGEPPNQQYPAGHSLRRLADFTAKGGQLAGNDEQYAALMAVLANQVGVPARVVLGAVVGSDGVVQGKDMHAWVELRMSDGSWATLDWSEFMNTEKPPEQNAPQPEELVTGKVVPPPAPVRPPATSGDPLDESVNQKANSRPDGFTLPGWLVAVFTYVGLPILLVAAVCGAIIGAKLWRRHRRRTQGTAVARLSGGWRETLDHARDHGVGTPAGATRREQAAVLSGDPGLEGASGLALLTDTTMFGEAGPDDDEVEAFWEQVGTLRTSLSDSRTRWQRIRAAINPLSLLPARLLGKR; from the coding sequence ATGATCACCAGACACCACGCCATCGACGCCGCGATCCTGCTGCTCCTCGGCACCATCGCCTTCCTCGGCTTCGACGACACCTACGCCGGCTGGACCTACCTGATCGCCGGCGTCGCCGGGCTCGCGCTCGGCATCGCCATCGCGTTCGTCGGTCGCGGCCAGCCCATCGTCGTGCTGGCCGTCGGGCTGCTGGCCGCGTTCTTCGTGCTCGGCGGTGCGGTCGCGCTGCACGGGCTCGGCGGCCTCTCGGTGCTGCCCGTGCCCGACACGATCGGCACCCTGGCCGACAACTCGGTCAACGGCTGGAAGCGGCTGCTGACCACGCTGCCGCCGGTCGACGGCGGCGCGCTGCTGACCATCCCCTACATCCTCGGCCTGGTCACCGGGTGCATCGGCTTCGCGATGGCTGTGCGCACCAAGGCGGCGCTGCCGCCGGTGCTGGTCTCGCTGCTGCTGATGGCCGGGGTGATCCTCCTCGGCGTACAGGACCCGTCGAAGACCGCCCTGCTGGGCGCGCTCTTCGGGGCGATCGCGATCGGCTGGCTGTGCATCCGCGGGCAGCGTGCGCGTGCCCTGGGCGCGGGCGGTCGCCGCATCTCGCGCACCACGCTCGGGGTGGCGCTGTGCGTCGGCGCCGCCGGTCTCGCTTTCCTCGTCGGCCCGTTCCTGCCCGGTCTGGCGCCGGAGCGCACGGTGCTGCGCGGCGAGATCGAGCCGCCGTTCAACGTCGGGAAATACCCGTCGCCGCTGGCCGGATACCGCGTCTACACCAAGGGCTATCAGACCCCGGAGGACGACAAGCGGCTCTACGAGAAGGATCTCTTCAGCGTCTCCGGCCTGCCCGAGGGCACCCGGATCCGGGTCGCCGCGATGGACTCCTACGACGGCACCGTCTGGCGCGCGGCCAACGACTCGGGCACCAGCAACGGCGCCGACGACACCTTCCAGAAGATCAGCTCGACGCTGCGCAACCCGCTCGCCGACGGCAAGCAGGTGCGCGGGACGATCACGATCGGCGACGACTTCGGTGGCGTGTGGGTGCCGCTGCCGACCGCGCTCACCCACATCTCCTTCGACGGACCCGACTCCGACTCGTTCCGCTACAACCTGGCGACCTCCACTGGCGTGCTGCCTGCGGCCCTGAAGCCGGGCGACTCCTACTCCTTCAGCGCCTCGGTCTCCGACGAGAACGTCGGTGAGAAGAGCGAGCCGTGGTCGGGCGGGTCGCCGATCGGCGACGAGGCGGCGCAGTTCCAGGCGCTCGCCTCCGAGTACGCCGGCGGTGGTGACTCACCGATGACCAACGCGCTGGCGGTCGCCGAGAAGCTCAAGGAAGAGGGCACCTACACCGACGGTGAGCCGCCCAACCAGCAGTATCCGGCTGGCCACTCGCTGCGCCGCCTCGCCGACTTCACCGCCAAGGGCGGTCAGCTCGCCGGCAACGACGAGCAGTACGCCGCGCTGATGGCCGTGCTGGCCAACCAGGTCGGCGTGCCGGCCCGCGTGGTGCTCGGCGCCGTCGTCGGCTCCGACGGTGTCGTGCAGGGCAAGGACATGCACGCCTGGGTCGAGCTACGGATGTCCGACGGCTCGTGGGCCACGCTCGACTGGTCGGAGTTCATGAACACCGAGAAGCCGCCGGAGCAGAACGCGCCCCAGCCCGAGGAGCTCGTCACCGGCAAGGTCGTCCCGCCGCCGGCGCCGGTGCGCCCGCCGGCGACCTCGGGCGACCCGCTCGACGAGTCGGTCAACCAGAAGGCCAACTCCCGCCCCGACGGGTTCACGCTGCCGGGCTGGCTGGTCGCCGTCTTCACCTACGTCGGTCTGCCGATCCTGCTCGTCGCCGCCGTGTGCGGCGCGATCATCGGTGCCAAGCTCTGGCGACGCCATCGCCGGCGCACGCAGGGCACCGCGGTGGCTCGCCTCTCGGGCGGCTGGCGCGAGACGCTCGACCACGCCCGCGACCACGGCGTCGGCACCCCCGCGGGCGCCACCAGGCGCGAGCAGGCCGCCGTGCTGTCCGGCGACCCCGGGCTCGAGGGAGCCTCGGGGCTGGCGCTCCTGACCGACACCACCATGTTCGGCGAGGCCGGCCCGGACGACGACGAGGTCGAGGCCTTCTGGGAGCAGGTCGGCACGCTGCGTACGTCGCTGTCCGACTCGCGCACCAGGTGGCAGCGCATCCGCGCCGCGATCAACCCGCTCTCGTTGCTGCCCGCGCGACTGCTGGGCAAGCGGTAG
- a CDS encoding type II toxin-antitoxin system VapC family toxin, with product MLVYVDTSAVLKLLIDEPESDALEGHLNEIVDNDGRVISSELLDVELTRVALRSGIARADVDAIVQEVHLMRILPEVIAEAKDLTQSLKSLDAIHVGTASLLMEDAEGDEAIEQLVTYDRQMASAAEELGLEVVSPGRST from the coding sequence ATGCTGGTCTACGTCGACACGTCCGCGGTGCTGAAACTGCTCATCGACGAGCCGGAGTCAGATGCCCTCGAGGGTCATCTGAACGAGATCGTGGACAACGATGGCCGCGTCATCTCCTCGGAGCTGCTCGATGTCGAACTGACGCGCGTTGCACTCAGGAGCGGGATAGCCCGCGCCGACGTGGATGCCATCGTGCAAGAGGTGCACCTCATGAGAATCCTGCCCGAGGTGATCGCCGAAGCCAAGGATCTCACTCAGTCGCTCAAGTCCTTGGACGCCATCCATGTCGGCACGGCATCACTCCTCATGGAGGACGCCGAAGGCGACGAGGCGATCGAGCAGCTCGTGACGTATGACCGGCAGATGGCCAGTGCTGCCGAGGAGCTCGGCCTCGAGGTGGTCAGCCCCGGTCGGTCAACCTAG
- a CDS encoding PucR family transcriptional regulator, which translates to MTNKSSRDGLTLSSYDVHLTPEIVASIRSVLPRVSDEVVAAITAEVPAYRDAFSGPMGETIRTAVGIALGGFLSLASVDDLPADVATATPPALEGAYSLGRGEARSGRTTEALLAAYRIGARVAWRELSSKAVEGGMAPEGLVEFAALVFAWIDEISEASAAGHADERATTGRVQRQLRERLARQLLAQAAPEELDDAASRAEWTPPSTLTALLVPNPQVGSILAKVNQATLEHDDLRDLDDYTLLLVPDAHGRRRRALLKALEGRRAIVGPAKPWREARVSYERARRAHFAGLDSDTEQHLVELVLSADADARDDLRAQVLAPLADLRPATAEKLAETLRSWLLHQGRREEVAAELFVHPQTVRYRMGQLRDAYGDRLDDPAMILALTVALG; encoded by the coding sequence GTGACGAACAAAAGTTCCCGTGATGGGCTGACACTTTCGTCCTACGACGTTCACCTGACTCCCGAGATCGTCGCGTCGATCCGCAGCGTGCTCCCCCGGGTCAGCGACGAGGTCGTGGCCGCGATCACCGCCGAGGTGCCCGCCTACCGCGATGCCTTCTCGGGGCCGATGGGCGAGACCATCCGCACGGCCGTGGGCATCGCGCTGGGCGGGTTCCTCTCACTGGCATCGGTGGACGATCTTCCGGCGGACGTGGCGACGGCCACTCCCCCAGCCCTCGAGGGCGCCTACAGCCTCGGCCGCGGCGAGGCACGTTCGGGCCGGACGACCGAAGCCCTGCTGGCGGCCTACCGCATCGGCGCCCGGGTGGCGTGGCGAGAGCTCTCCAGCAAGGCCGTCGAGGGCGGCATGGCACCGGAGGGACTGGTCGAGTTCGCGGCCCTGGTGTTCGCGTGGATCGACGAGATCTCCGAGGCCTCCGCCGCCGGGCACGCCGACGAGCGCGCCACCACCGGGCGGGTGCAGCGGCAGCTGCGAGAGCGGCTGGCCAGGCAGCTGCTGGCCCAGGCGGCCCCGGAGGAGCTCGACGACGCCGCGTCGCGCGCCGAGTGGACGCCGCCGAGCACGCTCACCGCGCTGCTCGTGCCCAACCCCCAGGTCGGCTCCATCCTGGCGAAGGTCAACCAGGCCACCTTGGAGCACGACGACCTGCGCGACCTGGACGACTACACCCTGCTGCTCGTGCCGGACGCGCACGGCAGACGGCGCCGGGCGCTGCTGAAAGCACTGGAGGGCCGCCGGGCGATCGTCGGACCGGCCAAACCCTGGCGCGAGGCCCGGGTCTCCTACGAACGCGCCCGCCGCGCCCACTTCGCGGGCCTCGACTCCGACACCGAGCAGCACCTGGTCGAGCTCGTCCTCTCCGCCGACGCCGACGCCCGCGACGACCTGCGCGCCCAGGTGCTCGCCCCCTTGGCCGACCTACGCCCCGCCACCGCCGAGAAGCTCGCCGAGACACTGCGCTCCTGGCTGCTCCACCAGGGCCGGCGCGAGGAGGTCGCCGCCGAGCTGTTCGTGCACCCGCAGACCGTCCGCTATCGGATGGGGCAGCTGCGCGACGCGTACGGCGACCGGCTCGACGATCCGGCGATGATCCTCGCCCTCACGGTCGCGCTAGGTTGA
- a CDS encoding SDR family oxidoreductase, with protein sequence MNIFITGASGWIGSAVTDELLANGYAVTGLARSDKSAAALEAKGVDVHRGSLDDPASLAAAAKAADAVIHLAFIHDFDNFAASGRAEHDAVKAMLDALEGSGKTFMLASGTTGASRTAPGAATEDDPSPFHGRDSVRGGAENLALSYAEKDVRPVALRFPIVHGRVGDPGFVAYLAQVAKERGVSGYIGDGSQVWAAVDRADAALGVRLALEKAPAGFRAHIVAEQGTPTREIAEALGQRLGLPVESVSPEDAEAHFGWMARMFGAGTPASSDITRRTLGWTPTGPTLLDDIAAGAYDL encoded by the coding sequence ATGAACATCTTCATCACCGGCGCTTCGGGCTGGATCGGCTCGGCGGTCACCGACGAGCTGCTCGCCAACGGATACGCCGTCACCGGCCTGGCCCGCTCCGACAAGAGCGCCGCCGCCCTGGAGGCGAAGGGCGTCGACGTCCACCGCGGCTCGCTCGACGACCCCGCCTCCCTGGCCGCCGCGGCCAAGGCGGCCGACGCCGTCATCCACCTGGCTTTCATCCACGACTTCGACAACTTCGCCGCCTCCGGGCGAGCCGAGCACGACGCGGTGAAGGCCATGCTCGACGCACTCGAGGGCAGCGGGAAGACGTTCATGCTGGCCAGCGGCACCACGGGCGCCAGCCGCACCGCGCCCGGCGCGGCCACCGAGGACGACCCCAGCCCGTTCCACGGCCGCGACTCGGTGCGAGGCGGAGCGGAGAACCTCGCGCTGAGCTACGCCGAGAAGGACGTACGCCCCGTGGCGCTGCGCTTCCCGATCGTGCACGGCCGCGTCGGCGACCCCGGCTTCGTCGCCTACCTGGCGCAGGTCGCCAAGGAGCGCGGCGTGTCCGGCTACATCGGTGACGGCAGCCAGGTGTGGGCGGCTGTCGACCGTGCCGACGCGGCCCTCGGCGTACGCCTCGCGCTGGAGAAGGCGCCGGCCGGCTTCCGCGCCCACATCGTCGCCGAGCAGGGCACCCCCACCCGGGAGATCGCCGAGGCGCTCGGCCAGCGCCTCGGGCTCCCCGTGGAGTCGGTCAGCCCCGAGGACGCCGAGGCGCACTTCGGCTGGATGGCGAGGATGTTCGGCGCCGGCACCCCGGCCTCCTCCGACATCACCCGGCGCACCCTGGGCTGGACCCCGACGGGCCCGACCCTGCTCGACGACATCGCCGCCGGGGCGTACGACCTCTGA
- a CDS encoding fatty acid desaturase family protein, giving the protein MTIAPDAPAYAGPIAHLSHDDIEQLGRELDAIRQDVLDTRGERDAAYIHKVIKVQRSLELGSRAVLLASIFPPAFVVGTVGLSIAKILDNMEIGHNIMHGQWDWMRDPKIHSTVWEWDNASTSEGWKHSHNELHHAYTNIVGKDNDLGWGIMRVDEEQRWTPASLAQPLMNFLNMCIFEYGIAAYDLELGKMRRLKKSGRDMPEGWHEMASNTVAKIRRQALKDYVAHPLLSMVTLSGPTTLLANLAANFTRNVWTHSVIMCGHFPEGVETFELKDIPDNETRGEWYVRQMLGSANISGSKLLHLMSGNLSHQIEHHIFPDLPSNRYAEIAPKVRALFDKYGLNYHTAPMPQQVASAWHKVVRLSLPNGFLESTTVKNAPSQIGKLIKAVRGDTRTRRRLLKEFEAAGAASVGKAV; this is encoded by the coding sequence ATGACCATCGCACCTGACGCCCCGGCGTACGCCGGCCCGATCGCCCATCTCTCCCACGACGACATCGAGCAGCTCGGCCGCGAGCTCGACGCCATCCGCCAAGACGTCCTCGACACCCGCGGCGAGCGCGACGCGGCGTACATCCACAAGGTCATCAAGGTGCAGCGCTCGCTCGAGCTCGGCAGCCGTGCCGTGCTGCTCGCGAGCATCTTCCCGCCGGCGTTCGTCGTCGGCACCGTCGGGCTCTCGATCGCCAAGATCCTCGACAACATGGAGATCGGCCACAACATCATGCACGGCCAGTGGGACTGGATGCGTGACCCGAAGATCCACTCCACCGTGTGGGAGTGGGACAACGCCTCGACGAGCGAGGGCTGGAAGCACAGCCACAACGAGCTGCACCACGCCTACACCAACATCGTCGGCAAGGACAACGACCTCGGTTGGGGCATCATGCGCGTCGACGAGGAGCAGCGCTGGACGCCTGCCTCCCTCGCGCAGCCGCTGATGAACTTCCTCAACATGTGCATCTTCGAGTACGGCATCGCGGCCTACGACCTCGAGCTCGGCAAGATGCGCCGCCTCAAGAAGAGCGGCCGTGACATGCCCGAGGGCTGGCACGAGATGGCGAGCAACACGGTCGCCAAGATCCGTCGCCAGGCGCTCAAGGACTACGTCGCCCACCCGCTGCTCTCGATGGTGACGCTCTCCGGCCCGACCACCCTGCTGGCCAACCTCGCGGCCAACTTCACGCGCAACGTCTGGACCCACTCGGTGATCATGTGCGGTCACTTCCCCGAGGGCGTGGAGACCTTCGAGCTCAAGGACATCCCCGACAACGAGACCCGCGGTGAGTGGTACGTCCGCCAGATGCTCGGCTCGGCCAACATCTCCGGCTCGAAGCTCCTGCACCTCATGTCGGGCAACCTGTCGCACCAGATCGAGCACCACATCTTCCCCGACCTGCCGTCGAACCGTTACGCCGAGATCGCCCCGAAGGTGCGCGCGCTGTTCGACAAGTACGGCCTCAACTACCACACCGCGCCGATGCCGCAGCAGGTCGCTTCGGCCTGGCACAAGGTGGTGCGGCTCTCGCTGCCCAACGGCTTCCTGGAGTCGACGACGGTGAAGAACGCCCCCTCCCAGATCGGCAAGCTGATCAAGGCCGTCCGCGGCGACACCCGCACCCGCCGTCGCCTCCTGAAGGAGTTCGAGGCGGCCGGCGCCGCCTCGGTCGGCAAGGCCGTCTGA
- a CDS encoding ferredoxin reductase, producing the protein MVEMSTSPALLAPGELRRPALRERLSRKVWEVAETIATPLAPADYLDIFNPLRPGADLRGRIVKVVPETADAATIEIKPGADWEDHVPGQYVRVGVEVDGVRHWRAYSLTHGPRRDGHISITVKAVPDGKVSSHLVRRLRPGRIVHLEQAAGDFVLPGDLRGHKLLMVTAGSGVTPVIGMLRNLFPVTDEGVVERQRLDVTVVHVAPSRPDSIFIRNLESLAEAGAIRLVTRYSGTEGRLDIDTLTEIVPDLRERTAYACGPAGLLDSLQAWYDAEGLPLQTEQFRLGPVVTTGDGQSGGTVTFTGKSIEAPGGKPILDAAEEAGVLMPSGCRMGICFGCVLPMKEGAVRDLRNGEVTVARPGETGPEGIPIQTCISAAAGECVIDHPA; encoded by the coding sequence ATGGTTGAGATGTCCACGTCCCCCGCCCTGCTCGCCCCTGGTGAGCTCAGGCGACCCGCGCTTCGGGAGCGGCTCTCACGCAAGGTGTGGGAGGTCGCCGAGACGATCGCGACACCGCTCGCCCCGGCCGACTACCTCGACATCTTCAACCCGCTCCGACCCGGTGCTGACCTGCGAGGACGCATCGTCAAGGTCGTTCCGGAGACCGCCGACGCGGCCACCATCGAGATCAAGCCCGGTGCCGACTGGGAAGACCACGTGCCGGGGCAGTACGTGCGGGTCGGCGTCGAGGTCGACGGCGTGCGTCACTGGCGCGCCTACTCGCTGACCCACGGTCCCCGCAGGGACGGCCACATCTCGATCACCGTCAAGGCCGTGCCCGACGGCAAGGTCTCCAGCCACCTGGTGCGCCGGCTGCGCCCGGGCAGGATCGTCCACCTCGAGCAGGCCGCAGGCGACTTCGTGCTGCCCGGCGACCTGCGCGGCCACAAGCTCCTGATGGTCACCGCCGGCTCCGGCGTCACCCCGGTCATCGGGATGCTGCGCAACCTCTTCCCGGTCACCGACGAAGGCGTCGTCGAGCGCCAGCGCCTCGACGTCACGGTCGTGCACGTCGCCCCGAGCCGCCCCGACTCGATCTTCATCCGCAACCTCGAGTCGCTCGCCGAGGCGGGCGCGATCCGCCTCGTCACCCGCTACTCGGGCACCGAGGGCCGCCTCGACATCGACACCCTCACCGAGATCGTGCCCGACCTGAGGGAGCGCACGGCGTACGCCTGCGGGCCGGCCGGCCTCCTCGACAGCCTCCAGGCCTGGTACGACGCGGAGGGGCTGCCGCTCCAGACCGAGCAGTTCCGCCTGGGCCCCGTCGTCACCACCGGTGACGGGCAGAGCGGCGGCACCGTCACCTTCACGGGCAAGAGCATCGAAGCACCTGGTGGCAAGCCGATCCTCGACGCCGCCGAAGAGGCCGGCGTCCTCATGCCGAGCGGATGTCGCATGGGCATCTGCTTCGGCTGCGTCCTGCCGATGAAGGAGGGCGCCGTGCGTGACCTCCGCAACGGCGAGGTCACCGTCGCCCGGCCGGGCGAGACCGGCCCCGAGGGCATCCCCATCCAGACGTGCATCTCCGCCGCCGCCGGCGAGTGCGTCATCGACCACCCCGCCTGA
- a CDS encoding VOC family protein gives MNGMTEENGGIRGATGWVGVNLACTDPPALARFYADLFGWEVSSSEPTYATVLICDPSGNGTHSNLAFELDRHYRRPVWPSEPDAQQQMVHLDIGVTELAAAVEDAVGLGARVADVQPQDDVRVMLDPDGHPFCLYLDV, from the coding sequence ATGAACGGCATGACCGAGGAGAACGGCGGCATCCGCGGCGCCACCGGCTGGGTCGGGGTCAACCTCGCCTGCACCGACCCGCCCGCCCTCGCCAGGTTCTACGCGGACCTGTTCGGCTGGGAGGTCAGCAGCTCGGAGCCGACGTACGCCACGGTGCTCATTTGCGACCCGTCGGGAAACGGCACGCACAGCAACCTCGCCTTCGAGCTCGACCGTCACTACCGGCGGCCGGTCTGGCCGAGCGAGCCGGACGCCCAGCAGCAGATGGTCCATCTCGACATCGGGGTCACCGAACTGGCTGCGGCCGTCGAGGATGCCGTCGGCCTCGGTGCGCGGGTCGCCGACGTCCAGCCCCAGGACGACGTACGCGTGATGCTCGACCCCGACGGGCACCCGTTCTGCCTCTATCTCGACGTGTAG
- a CDS encoding type II toxin-antitoxin system Phd/YefM family antitoxin, which translates to MSEVRVGELNQQTGRVLRRVAEGESMVVTDHGRPVAMLVPVPKSKFKQLELLGHISKPRGTGRMPKIQRVKLSRSSEEILAEMREDRV; encoded by the coding sequence ATGAGCGAAGTGCGAGTAGGTGAGCTGAACCAGCAGACCGGCAGGGTTCTTCGGCGCGTCGCTGAGGGGGAGTCGATGGTGGTCACCGACCATGGCCGACCTGTCGCGATGCTGGTGCCGGTGCCCAAGAGCAAGTTCAAGCAGTTGGAGCTGTTGGGGCACATCAGCAAGCCTCGGGGCACCGGGCGGATGCCGAAGATCCAGCGGGTGAAGCTGAGTCGCTCGTCGGAGGAGATTTTGGCAGAGATGCGGGAGGACCGTGTCTGA
- a CDS encoding peptidase E encodes MRGTILTMGGGGFSMPEVHGRDVSPIDAHLTRLSGKERPKVCFIGTASGDADSYHDKFLTAYAERGEATILSLFNKAPEGYALPISELDRLLEHDIVYVGGGSTANLLAIWRLHGLPALLEKAAAGGTILAGISAGANCWYEASSTDSFGPTAPLRDGLGFLPGSFCPHYLGEEDRRETYVGFVGSGALPAGHAADDGVALLWRDGELVEALSERPDGVAYAVGRDGEVPLDVRRLDQGR; translated from the coding sequence ATGCGCGGAACGATCCTGACCATGGGCGGTGGCGGCTTCTCGATGCCGGAGGTGCACGGTCGGGACGTCTCACCGATCGATGCCCACCTGACCCGGCTGAGCGGCAAGGAGCGGCCGAAGGTCTGCTTCATCGGGACGGCCAGCGGAGACGCCGACAGCTATCACGACAAGTTCCTCACGGCGTACGCCGAGCGTGGCGAGGCCACGATCCTGTCGCTGTTCAACAAGGCACCCGAGGGCTACGCGCTGCCGATCTCCGAGCTCGACCGGCTGCTCGAGCACGACATCGTCTACGTCGGCGGCGGGTCGACCGCCAACCTGCTCGCGATCTGGCGGCTCCACGGGCTGCCCGCCCTGCTGGAGAAGGCGGCGGCCGGAGGCACGATCCTCGCCGGGATCTCGGCAGGAGCGAACTGCTGGTACGAGGCGTCCTCCACCGATTCGTTCGGGCCCACCGCGCCGCTGCGCGACGGCCTGGGCTTCCTCCCCGGCTCCTTCTGCCCGCACTACCTCGGTGAGGAGGACCGGCGCGAGACGTACGTCGGTTTCGTCGGCTCCGGCGCGCTGCCGGCCGGCCACGCGGCCGACGACGGGGTCGCGCTGCTGTGGCGCGACGGCGAGCTGGTCGAGGCGCTCAGCGAGCGTCCCGACGGGGTCGCCTACGCCGTCGGGCGGGACGGTGAGGTCCCGCTCGACGTACGCAGGCTGGATCAGGGCAGGTAG